From the genome of Lotus japonicus ecotype B-129 chromosome 6, LjGifu_v1.2, one region includes:
- the LOC130722657 gene encoding bet1-like SNARE 1-2 produces the protein MSYRRDNRSSRSSLLDGLDSLEEGGLKASSSYSHEINEQDNDKAVESLHDRVTFLKRLTGDIHEEVESHNSLLDRVGSKMDGSRGMMLGTMDRFKKVFEKKSTRKTCSLAAYFTVAFIFIYYLIRMLGYFTLG, from the exons ATGAGTTACAGAAG AGATAATCGCTCCTCCAGGTCATCACTTTTAGATGGTCTTGATAGTCTGGAGGAGGGTGGCTTAAAGGCTTCTTCCTCTTACTCACATGAAATTAATGAGCAAGATAATGATAAAGCTGTGGAGAGTTTGCATGACAGAGTTACTTTTCTAAAGCGA TTAACAGGTGATATACATGAGGAGGTTGAGAGTCATAACAGTTTGCTTGATCGAGTG GGTAGCAAAATGGACGGATCAAGGGGTATGATGTTGGGAACCATGGATCGATTCAAGAAG GTTTTTGAGAAGAAATCGACAAGGAAAACGTGCTCCCTGGCAGCATATTTCACAGTTGCCTTCATATTCATATACTATCTTATTAG GATGCTTGGATATTTTACACTTGGATGA
- the LOC130722831 gene encoding AT-hook motif nuclear-localized protein 20, translated as MALKGWCLTPFQIIDREDEDTQCMIKPTKKKRKKKKKHYLSATLANPWWTGHQVGLPGVDPSGNSPKLSINGSGSRSIGGDGEGGNSNIRDDEDEERDAGDEPREGAVEIGNRRQRGRPPGSKNKPKPPIFVTRDSPNSLRSHVMEVAGGADVAESVAQFARRRQRGVCVLSGSGAVANVTLRQPAAPGAVVALHGRFEILSLTGAFLPGPAPPGSTGLTVYLAGGQGQVVGGSVVGSLVAAGPVMVIAATFANATYERLPLEEDDDDGGGGSTVHGGGGGGVGGSPPGIGSGGGGAQLQQPGGLPDPSSLYNLPPNLLSNGGHEPFPWSHGIRPPY; from the exons ATGGCACTAAAAGGTTGGTGTCTCACCCCATTCCAAATAATAGATAGAGAAGATGAAGACACACAATGCATGATCAAACCAACC aaaaagaagaggaagaaaaagaagaaacattATCTTTCAGCAACCCTGGCTAATCCTTGGTGGACTGGTCATCAGGTTGGGTTGCCTGGGGTAGACCCTTCAGGCAACTCACCAAAACTTTCCATCAACGGAAGCGGCAGCCGAAGCATCGGTGGTGATGGCGAAGGGGGAAATAGCAAcatcagggatgatgaagatgaagagagagacGCCGGCGATGAACCGAGAGAAGGTGCAGTTGAGATTGGAAACCGTCGTCAAAGAGGGAGACCGCCAGGATCAAAGAACAAGCCAAAACCGCCCATCTTTGTCACCCGGGACAGCCCGAATTCTCTTCGGAGCCATGTGATGGAGGTGGCCGGAGGAGCTGATGTTGCTGAGAGCGTGGCGCAGTTCGCGAGGCGGCGCCAGCGCGGGGTTTGCGTTCTTAGCGGGAGTGGCGCTGTGGCCAATGTTACCCTACGTCAGCCTGCGGCGCCGGGAGCTGTGGTGGCGCTTCATGGAAGGTTTGAGATCTTGTCCTTAACTGGGGCTTTTCTTCCTGGACCTGCTCCTCCAGGCTCCACAGGACTCACAGTGTACCTTGCTGGAGGACAGGGACAGGTTGTGGGAGGGAGTGTTGTTGGATCTTTAGTTGCTGCTGGACCTGTCATGGTGATTGCTGCTACTTTTGCCAATGCTACTTATGAGAGACTGCCCcttgaggaggatgatgatgatggtggtggtggtagcacTGTtcatggaggaggaggaggaggtgttGGAGGTTCTCCTCCTGGAATTGGAAGCGGTGGTGGTGGGGCCCAGTTGCAGCAGCCTGGAGGACTGCCAGATCCATCTTCTTTGTATAATCTGCCACCAAATTTGCTGTCCAATGGAGGGCATGAACCTTTTCCTTGGTCTCATGGAATTAGGCCACCTTACTAA